The Besnoitia besnoiti strain Bb-Ger1 chromosome IV, whole genome shotgun sequence genome contains a region encoding:
- a CDS encoding AN1 family Zinc finger domain-containing protein (encoded by transcript BESB_056020), with translation MAAFSDKGDVCSEPLCGMRDFLPFNCNKCGSVFCVDHFVPERHNCPRVRSGDRRVYVCPTCLEAVPMANEEAEASAAQRHRPTCQPEKYEERRRQLKGSTCPIKCCRERLTDITTYHCKACDQDICLKHRLQEDHDCQRVQQARKEKQHRARSFRLFKSNSSEKTTQQVKPGRNALCSARGSEATQAPKQQTMEPTRFHSCRRHREKGRDAVAREGADTA, from the exons ATGGCGGCCTTTTCTGATAAGGGAGATGTTTGCAGCGAGCCCTTGTGTGGCATGCGGGACTTCCTGCCATTTAACTGCAACAAATGCGGCAGCGTG TTCTGTGTTGATCATTTTGTGCCGGAGAGGCACAACTGCCCGCGAGTGCGTTCCGGAGATCGGCGGGTGTACGTCTGTCCAACATGCCTGGAAGCCGTCCCAATG GCAAatgaagaggcagaagcctCAGCCGCACAGCGACACAGACCGACTTGCCAACCAGAGAAGTACGAAGAAAGGCGACGTCAACTGAAAGGCAGCACCTGCCCGATCAAATGCTGCAGAGAG CGTCTAACTGATATCACGACTTACCACTGCAAGGCGTGCGACCAGGACATTTGCTTGAAGCATCGTCTTCAGGAAGACCATGACTGTCAGAGAGTCCAGCAGGCtcgaaaagaaaaacagcaTCGCGCTAGGAGCTTCCGCCTTTTCAAATCCAACAGCAGTGAGAAAACCACACAGCAAGTCAAGCCAGGGAGGAACGCACTTTGCAGTGCGAGGG GGTCCGAAGCGACACAGGCGCCAAAACAACAA ACAATGGAGCCTACGCGGTTCCACTCCTGTCGCAGACATAGGGAGAAAGGTCGAGATGCAGTAGCTCGCGAAGGGGCCGATACAGCGTAG
- a CDS encoding putative translation elongation factor 2 family protein (encoded by transcript BESB_056030) — translation MREIMGNPKNIRNMSVIAHVDHGKSTLTDSLVSKAGIISAKAAGDARFTDTRADEQERCITIKSTGISMYFEHDMEDGKGSQPYLINLIDSPGHVDFSSEVTAALRVTDGALVVVDTIEGVCVQTETVLRQALAERIRPVLHVNKVDRALLELQMDGEEIYQTFSRTIENVNVIISTYNDELMGDVQVYPEKGTVSFGSGLHGWAFTVERFSKIYSKKFDVPKEKMMERLWGNNFYNAKEKKWTKSQTENSRRAFCQFIMDPICTLFSSIMNDEKEKYTKMLGSLGIELKGDDKDLTGKALLKRVMQLWLPAGDTLLEMVVRHLPSPFIAQKYRVENLYEGPMDDEAAQGIRNCDPNAPLMMYVSKMVPTSDKGRFYAFGRVFSGTVATGQKVRIQGPRYVPGEKTDLYIKSIQRTVIMMGKYVEHVQDVPCGNTCCLVGVDQYLLKSGTLTTLDTAHNIADMKYSVSPVVRVAVKPKDNKELPKLVEGLKKLSKSDPLVVCTTEESGEHIIAGCGELHVEICLKDLRDEYAQIDFTVSDPVVSYRETVSAPSHMTCLSKSPNKHNRLYMVAEPFPDGLADAIEAGKINARDDPKERANALAEKFDFDKNAALKIWCFGPETTGANMLIDTTQGVQYLNEIKDHCNSAFQWASKEGVLCEENMRGIRFNLTDVTMHADAIHRGAGQIMPTCRRVLYACQLASAPRLQEPMFLVDITCPQDAVGGIYSTLNTRRGHVFHEEQRSGTPLVEIKAYLPVAESFGFTTALRAATSGQAFPQCVFDHWSMLNGDPLEKGSKMEELVHNIRTRKNLKPDIPGFDNFYDKL, via the exons ATGCGCGAGATTATGGGCAATCCGAAGAACATTCGGAACATGTCCGTCATTGCCCACGTCGACCACGGAAAGTCGACGCTGACGGACTCCCTCGTCTCGAAGGCTGGTATCATTTCGGCGAAGGCTGCGGGTGACGCGCGTTTCACCGACACGCGTGCGGACGAGCAGGAACGCTGCATCACCATCAAGTCGACCGGTATCTCCATGTACTTTGAGCACGATATGGAGGACGGCAAGGGCTCTCAGCCGTACCTTATCAACCTTATCGACTCCCCGGGACACGTCGACTTCTCTTCGGAAGTCACTGCTGCCCTGCGCGTCACCGACGgtgccctcgtcgtcgtcgacaCGATCGAGGGTGTCTGCGTCCAGACGGAGACTGTGCTGCGCCAGGCCTTGGCCGAGCGCATTCGACCCGTCCTCCACGTGAACAAAGTCGACCGTGCGCTGCTCGAGCTGCAGATGGACGGTGAGGAGATCTACCAGACCTTCTCCCGCACGATTGAGAACGTCAACGTCATCATCTCCACCTACAACGACGAGCTGATGGGTGACGTCCAGGTCTACCCAGAGAAAGGAACCGTCTCCTTCGGCTCCGGGCTCCACGGCTGGGCCTTCACCGTCGAGCGCTTCTCCAAGATCTACTCGAAGAAGTTCGACGTCCCCAAGGAGAAGATGATGGAGCGACTGTGGGGTAACAACTTCTACAACGCCAAGGAGAAGAAGTGGACCAAGTCGCAGACCGAAaacagccgccgcgctttcTGCCAGTTCATCATGGACCCCATTTGcactctcttctcttccaTCATGaacgacgagaaggagaagtACACCAAGATGCTTGGCAGTCTGGGCATTGAACTCAAg GGTGATGACAAGGACCTCACCGGCAAGGCCCTGCTGAAGCGCGTCATGCAGCTCTGGCTCCCGGCTGGTGACACTTTGCTCGAGATGGTTGTACGCCACCTGCCCTCTCCCTTCATTGCCCAGAAGTACAGAGTCGAGAACCTGTACGAGGGTCCGATggacgacgaggctgcgcaggGTATCCGCAACTGCGACCCGAACGCGCCTCTGATGATGTACGTCAGCAAAATGGTGCCGACCTCCGACAAGGGTCGCTTCTACGCCTTCGGGCGTGTCTTCTCCGGAACCGTCGCGACTGGTCAGAAGGTCCGCATTCAGGGCCCGCGCTACGTCCCTGGAGAGAAGACCGACTTGTACATCAAAAGCATCCAGAGAACTGTCATTATGATGGGCAAGTACGTCGAGCATGTGCAGGACGTGCCCTGCGGCAACACCTGCTGCCTGGTCGGCGTGGACCAGTACCTGCTCAAGTCGGGTACCCTCACCACCCTCGACACCGCGCACAACATTGCGGACATGAAATACTCTGTCTCGCCCGTCGTGCGTGTCGCCGTCAAGCCCAAGGACAACAAGGAGCTGCCCAAGCTCGTCGAAGGTCTGAAGAAGCTCTCCAAGTCCGACCCCCTGGTCGTCTGCACCACGGAGGAGTCTGGCGAGCACATCATTGCCGGCTGCGGTGAACTCCACGTCGAAATCTGCCTGAAGGATTTGCGCGACGAGTACGCGCAGATCGACTTCACCGTCTCCGACCCCGTCGTCTCGTACCGTGAGACcgtctcggcgccgtcgcacaTGACCTGTCTGTCCAAGTCGCCCAACAAGCACAACAGGCTCTACATGGTGGCTGAGCCCTTCCCGGATGGGCTGGCGGACGCGATCGAAGCTGGCAAGATCAACGCCCGTGACGACCCCAAGGAGCGCGCGAATGCTTTGGCTGAGAAGTTCGACTTCGACAAGAACGCCGCGCTCAAGATTTGGTGCTTCGGCCCCGAGACGACTGGCGCGAACATGCTCATTGACACCACGCAGGGAGTGCAGTACTTGAACGAAATCAAAGACCACTGCAACTCTGCCTTCCAGTGGGCTTCCAAGGAAGGTGTCCTCTGTGAGGAGAACATGCGTGGAATCCGCTTCAACCTCACTGACGTCACCATGCACGCTGATGCGATTCACCGTGGCGCTGGTCAGATCATGCCCACCTGCCGCCGTGTCCTGTACGCGTGCCAgctggcctctgcgcctcgtctccagGAGCCGATGTTCTTGGTCGACATCACCTGCCCGCAAGACGCTGTCGGAGGCATCTACTCGACCCTCAACACCCGCCGAGGCCACGTCTTCCACGAAGAGCAGCGCTCAGGTACTCCTCTCGTTGAGATCAAGGCGTACCTGCCTGTCGCGGAGTCCTTCGGTTTCACCACTGCTCTTCGTGCCGCCACCTCAGGTCAGGCCTTCCCGCAGTGCGTGTTCGATCACTGGAGCATGCTCAACGGCGACCCCCTCGAGAAGGGTTCCAAGATGGAGGAGCTCGTCCACAACATCAGGACGAGAAAGAACCTGAAGCCCGACATCCCCGGCTTCGACAACTTCTACGACAAGCTCTAA
- a CDS encoding IMC subcompartment protein ISP4 (encoded by transcript BESB_056040) yields MEGRTKAAAAAPAGNSSAPAQAPEKPQQEGAFPKASRVFTCMPLKCYVLCGEQHENEETIEQLNPTAMDEELVDHAAVLREGLPGFLMHREGGSIRCIIKLNSMRTALLLKAGNKGRTIPLEQIQSVFYGDELKRVDAFDADNTACVAIHLVSGSAIPIVFPDEKLKFAFLDAIESLQFGPMQSAGQDRRPA; encoded by the exons ATGGAAGGAcggacgaaggcggcggccgcggctcctgCCGGAAACTCGAGCGCGCCTGCCCAAGCACCGGAAAAGCCACAGCAAGAAGGCGCATTTCCTAAAGCCTCGCGAGTATTCACCTGTATGCCGCTAAAATGCTATGTTTTGTGCGGAGAACAACACGAAAATGAAGAAACGATCGAGCAGCTGAATCCCACTGCGATGGATGAGGAACTG GTAGACCATGCAGCAGTGCTCCGCGAGGGACTTCCCGGTTTTCTCATGCatcgagaaggaggaagtaTTCGTTGTATTATCAAGCTTAACTCCATGCGCACGGCACTCCTGCTGAAGGCCGGCAACAAAGGGAGAACGATTCCTTTGGAGCAAATTCAGAGCGTCTTTTACGGCGATGAGCTGAAGCGAGTGGACGCGTTCGATGCGGACAACACCGCGTGCGTCGCCATACACCTCGTTTCTGGCTCTGCGATTCCCATCGTGTTTCCGGATGAAAAGTTGAAATTCGCCTTTCTCGATGCTATCGAGTCGCTCCAGTTCGGGCCTATGCAATCTGCTGGTCAGGACAGAAGACCAGCGTAA